From a region of the Macrobrachium nipponense isolate FS-2020 chromosome 3, ASM1510439v2, whole genome shotgun sequence genome:
- the LOC135221986 gene encoding uncharacterized protein LOC135221986, producing MSEMRRQSFWSRSCLLVIWTLCFLSVNDPKLAKGDVQTSSVISPSSEPSACTLRWKEELISCRGINHTQLVEELSKIKEQLNNKKNVAEGRNLDTGFGTDGSVPEGVKNESTWEQKSPSNRPEVRELSIFSCDIPKLTASNLDSPSALEILNVVSSGVKEVRPDALADHAQSLMRLVLTHNRLKALPEAIRNLTRLEVLDLTHNDVDHLPEGSLLFNLHRLRQLYLSHNKLGQILGAQARLGRQSPGLSLAVFNLEPLRESLTHLALANNGIPAFPEQFSRPFTRLSSLDLSSNDISEILPDGFQQMPHLQYLDLSGNLLKEFNWKNLASSVLDFNLRGNPWNCTCDSKWLIERLQSNDSGALMITPPTCSLPFHLRHREITSLKESDICPPKENSSNSEVVFIGDDVDGTLKLALKFLHLVNVTVLNHQALIISWRIDGDFYTSQNQSSKPLSWAITVHKTKDSPRSAKVTRMKLERYKEEQRDWRPRESSYTELLHGLETDTQYTLCLVPVQDDHLFTRPDQCQYIKTTEGLLHTTTASPSTIRTTSTTEAPTVPLLISTDDYEVQTERVIMLNEARKVLMSWNVTVHHRNKFNSHSKRETLLLKPLGWKITYRKFAEENETEIMLVSQGGEPIQNFTNHYTVDNLDPGTGYTFCFRPLSNAEVQASLKGDNGETYGPKISLHSNLHQNPKVISSTVRGWHQQQSDFSPSDTNSVEGDDTTNFSTNDFSPPTLPTAEPPFLSSIPSNIPPVPSEIPQGIPSNIPPVPNFPTPSSFDPRPPPQPQQPPGGNFVYTSTGERIPLPSSSGSSSPFNLPSIVGPSVPFNSPPSQWSSSSDPILDIPTKPQQRFTYDFDESSDETTSRQTFIYDFTTEAPATTTKEPQRFTYVTRRRRSVNSKPQVSYEKNAGPGMAELCKEVVTLDENNIIAPVAIASTVSTSTTVIIAIVFCCCCPRKCRRKKSGWQGKSLPNRGKISTISNPTPVNVYTRQSSVVSGTTVLDDSNSDSKSIPSQISANGTTFIDGDNNGHHVKTGRSISVASSAGYLTPLPASNGTVPDPDRIFSEAKLYLPSQKAYLNSVKDRLLQQHKDLKEFHPGYDIPPTSSIKSLLGYDYPHPTPVNPIGSHTDSTAKSPVSGKAPIPSPSSSDSNYNASVSDPREVESLRPEVNLNIPFNQNKSSDSSKKFNLSKDSDANKSTDYNYINPDDVNTKPRTYIKNAPARTRHRKFGSPVRLPDESNKDLMRHTHGVGPLQSPPHLSRSVPDLASAVRSPEADNQSLLHPSDMTAAARLNLLIGNQRKEEENGILSLPTIQPVGPTSKAQVSSASAEHLNEVGGYVNFPSSRDDTDLKQGKDKDHYHTWSSSRPNTPRSRPSLGEVVLTGGTLIEVPEGYVIPKPPKPTRSVRLLVPGEDKPIRLDKNEIRSGKSSMEYSSPPTSPKEIKTVSSLPPIINSSRRDDEKSQITHLMTPEMDQNRIIISTGLAV from the exons ATGAGCGAAATGAGACGCCAGAGCTTTTGGTCGAGAAGTTGCCTTCTGGTCATCTGGACGCTCTGCTTCCTCTCTGTCAATGACCCAAAACTGGCGAAGGGAGACGTCCAGACGTCGTCGGTGATATCTCCGTCGTCTGAGCCTTCTGCGTGTACCCTCCGGTGGAAGGAAGAGCTCATATCCTGCAGAGGAATCAACCACACCCAACTGGTAGAGGAATTATCCAAAATTAAGGAACAGCTGAACAATAAGAAAAATGTCGCTGAAGGGAGGAACCTGGACACCGGTTTCGGAACAGACGGGTCGGTTCCTGAAGGAGTTAAGAACGAGAG caCGTGGGAGCAGAAGAGCCCCAGCAACCGACCCGAGGTCAGGGAACTCAGCATCTTCAGCTGTGACATACCGAAGCTGACAGCTTCTAACCTCGACTCTCCTTCGGCCCTGGAAATCCTTAACGTCGTTAGCTCGGGCGTGAAAGAAGTACGCCCGGACGCTCTGGCCGATCACGCCCAGTCCCTAATGCGCCTGGTCCTCACCCATAACCGTCTGAAGGCGTTACCCGAAGCCATACGAAACCTGACGCGACTGGAAGTGCTGGATCTGACCCACAATGACGTCGACCATCTTCCCGAGGGTTCTCTGCTTTTCAATCTGCATCGCCTCCGTCAGTTGTACCTCAGTCACAACAAACTGGGTCAA ATTCTTGGGGCTCAAGCACGACTTGGTCGTCAGTCTCCTGGACTGAGTTTAGCTGTGTTCAACCTTGAACCACTGAGAGAGTCTCTGACCCACCTGGCTCTTGCGAACAATGGCATACCCGCTTTCCCTGAGCAGTTTTCGCGACCTTTCACCAGGCTGTCCAGCCTCGACCTATCCTCGAACGACATCTCAG AGATCCTTCCTGATGGATTTCAACAGATGCCTCACCTGCAGTACCTTGATCTGAGTGGTAATCTACTGAAAGAATTCAACTGGAAAAACCTCGCCTCTTCAGTACTTGACTTCAACCTTAGAG GCAACCCTTGGAACTGCACCTGTGACTCAAAATGGTTAATCGAACGACTCCAAAGCAACGATTCGGGGGCACTTATGATTACACCACCAACATGCTCGCTACCATTCCATCTTCGTCATCGAGAGATTACATCATTAAAAG AGAGTGATATTTGTCCCCCAAAGGAGAACTCTTCCAACAGTGAAGTCGTATTTATCGGAGATGACGTTGATGGGACATTAAAACTAGCATTGAAATTCTTGCACCTTGTGAATGTCACTGTCCTTAACCACCAAGCTCTAATCATTTCATGGAGAATTGACGGAGACTTCTACACTTCTCAAAACCAGTCATCAAAACCACTTTCCTGGGCAATAACAGTACATAAGACCAAAGATAGCCCTAGGTCTGCCAAGGTTACAAGAATGAAGCTGGAGAGATACAAGGAAGAACAACGTGACTGGAGGCCAAGAGAATCATCCTACACTGAACTTCTTCATGGTCTGGAAACTGACACACAATACACACTATGCCTTGTACCGGTCCAAGACGATCACTTATTCACCAGACCAGACCAGTGCCAGTATATTAAGACAACAGAGGGATTACTGCATACAACTACAGCATCTCCATCAACCATAAGGACAACTTCCACAACAGAAGCCCCAACAGTGCCCCTTCTCATCTCTACAGATGATTATGAAGTTCAGACAGAAAGAGTCATTATGCTTAACGAGGCCAGGAAGGTACTAATGTCATGGAATGTTACTGTCCATCATCGAAATAAGTTCAACAGTCATTCCAAAAGGGAAACTCTCTTACTAAAGCCATTAGGATGGAAAATAACTTACCGAAAATTTGCTGAGGAAAATGAGACCGAAATAATGCTTGTTAGTCAAGGTGGTGAACCAATTCAAAATTTTACTAATCACTACACAGTTGATAATCTTGATCCTGGGACAGGATATACATTTTGTTTCCGCCCTCTCTCAAATGCTGAGGTCCAGGCCTCTCTAAAAGGTGACAATGGAGAAACATATGGCCCAAAAATTTCTCTACATTCGAATTTACATCAGAATCCCAAAGTTATATCTTCTACTGTAAGAGGTTGGCACCAACAACAAAGTGACTTTAGTCCCTCAGACACGAATTCAGTTGAAGGTGATGATACAACAAACTTTTCGACAAATGATTTCTCTCCCCCAACATTACCAACTGCTGAACCACCTTTTCTGTCAAGCATCCCATCTAATATTCCACCTGTGCCTAGTGAGATACCACAAGGAATTCCATCAAATATTCCACCAGTGCCCAACTTTCCAACTCCGTCATCATTTGATCCTAGACCTCCACCTCAACCTCAACAGCCACCTGGTGGAAATTTTGTTTATACAAGCACAGGAGAGCGAATTCCTCTTCCGTCTTCCTCTGGTTCATCATCACCATTCAACCTACCTTCAATTGTAGGCCCAAGCGTCCCTTTTAACTCCCCACCATCTCAGTGGTCTTCTTCAAGTGACCCCATCCTGGATATTCCCACAAAACCTCAACAGCGATTTACATATGATTTTGATGAAAGTTCTGATGAAACAACATCTAGACAAACTTTCATTTATGATTTCACAACTGAAGCTCCAGCTACCACAACAAAAGAACCCCAAAGGTTCACTTATGTCACAAGACGCAGGAGGTCAGTCAATTCCAAACCTCAAGTAAGTTATGAGAAGAATGCTGGCCCAGGCATGGCTGAGCTTTGCAAAGAAGTAGTCACTCTAGATGAAAACAATATCATAGCTCCTGTAGCAATAGCTAGCACCGTTTCAACTTCAACCACAGTCATCATAGCtattgtattttgttgttgttgtccaagGAAATGCCGGAGAAAAAAGTCTGGTTGGCAAGGAAAATCTCTGCCTAATAGAGGAAAGATTAGTACTATTTCAAATCCAACACCTGTCAATGTTTATACACGCCAAAGTTCTGTTGTCAGTGGAACAACAGTTCTTGACGACAGCAACAGTGACTCAAAGAGCATTCCTTCTCAGATATCTGCAAATGGAACAACCTTCATTGACGGAGACAATAATGGTCATCATGTAAAGACTGGACGTTCTATTTCTGTAGCGTCTAGCGCTGGCTACCTAACTCCTCTTCCAGCAAGCAATGGCACAGTTCCTGATCCTGACCGCATATTCAGTGAAGCCAAATTATATTTACCAAGTCAAAAGGCGTACCTCAACTCAGTTAAGGACCGTTTACTCCAGCAGCATAAGGATTTAAAAGAATTTCATCCAGGGTATGATATCCCACCTACTTCCTCTATAAAATCTTTGTTAGGTTATGACTATCCTCATCCTACTCCTGTGAACCCTATAGGATCCCATACAGATTCAACGGCAAAATCTCCTGTTTCAGGCAAAGCACcaatcccttctccatctagCAGTGATTCTAATTATAATGCTTCAGTTAGTGATCCCAGAGAAGTAGAATCATTGAGGCCTGAAGTTAActtaaatattccttttaaccAGAATAAAAGTTCAGATTCAAGTAAAAAATTCAACTTATCCAAAGATTCTGATGCCAATAAAAGTACTGACTATAACTACATCAACCCTGATGATGTGAATACCAAACCTAGAACTTACATTAAGAATGCCCCAGCTAGAACAAGACACCGCAAGTTCGGATCACCAGTTCGCTTGCCAGATGAGAGTAATAAAGACTTGATGAGACACACACATGGTGTTGGACCTTTACAATCACCTCCCCATTTGAGCCGTTCTGTTCCTGACTTGGCATCAGCTGTAAGATCTCCAGAGGCTGATAACCAATCTTTGCTACATCCATCAGATATGACAGCAGCTGCTCGACTTAATTTGCTCATTGGAAAccagaggaaagaggaagaaaatggCATATTATCTCTTCCAACAATCCAGCCAGTAGGACCCACCTCAAAAGCTCAGGTCTCCTCTGCATCAGCAGAACACTTGAAcgaagtgggtggatatgttaATTTTCCCTCTTCCCGGGACGACACCGACCTTAAGCAAGGAAAGGATAAAGACCATTATCATACTTGGTCTAGTTCTCGTCCCAACACTCCTCGTTCCAGACCAAGTTTAGGGGAAGTTGTCTTAACAGGAGGGACGCTTATCGAAGTTCCCGAGGGCTATGTCATTCCAAAGCCTCCGAAGCCTACAAGGTCTGTAAGGCTTTTGGTGCCGGGAGAAGATAAGCCAATTAGATTAGATAAGAATGAGATTAGGTCTGGTAAGTCCTCTATGGAATACAGTTCACCTCCAACATCACCTAAAGAAATCAAAACCGTTTCTTCCTTACCTCCAATAATCAACTCATCCAGAAGAGATGATGAAAAAAGTCAAATTACCCATCTAATGACCCCGGAGATGGACCAAAACAGAATTATTATAAGTACGGGTTTAGCAGTTTAG